From Epinephelus fuscoguttatus linkage group LG17, E.fuscoguttatus.final_Chr_v1:
AAGCAGAAAAAGGCATAGCTTGGTATCCCAGagagtgtatgtatgtgtgtgtgtgtgtgtgtgtgtgtgtgtgtgtgtgtgtgtgtctgtgtgtctgtgtgtctgtgcgtgtgctGTCTTTTGTGATGGATGAATGACAGTCGGCATGGCAGCTCATCTCCTCTCAGGCggctgtgtgacagagagagatgttACAGCGCAGAGACAGCACAACCGCCACACTGGCGGGCAggtgtcagacacacacagtctcacacacagtctctctctcacacacacacacacacacacacacacacacacacacacacacatatattcaaAGCATGCACCTGAATGCAACATCAAGATCCCCTTCTCCTTCCTGGCTTTCACCAGCTTCCCATTTCACAACCCTGCCACCTCTGTCCACCACCTCTGTCTTCTCATCTCCTGCACCCCGCCCCCACCCTCTCCATGTTCCCTGTAAGTGAGCTGTCTCTTTGTGGGCGGCGGCCTTCTCGTCTTCCTCATAGCCTCAGACCTGAGCCCGTCAAACgcttgcccccccccccccccccaataccTCCTATCCCAATCAATGGGAGCGCCATGAAGATTTCACACACCTCAGGCAGGCGTGAGgcaagcaggaggaggaggagtgtccCGGTCGCCTGGGGGGGAGGAGAAGAAATAGAGGAATGGTGGAGATGGAGGGTTGGGGAAGGAGGGGGTGATTTAGGCTGTCAGGGCGCCAGTTTGGTGGAGAGATGGGGCTTCTCTTCCTGAGTCAGACAGGGCCAATAACtcattagagagagagagagatgtagaGGTGAAGATGTGGCAGAGAGGAAgcgaggaggagagggagatgaGGGGAGAGCTCCTTGCCTCAAAAGCAAGGAgattttttgtttcctttctctccttctgCCTCTCTCAACCCTCTCACTTCAgtctctcctctttttctcctgaccccatcctcctcatctctcctttttttctttattaccCCTCACCCCCTCACACCCCTTCCCCTCATTCCCTCGGCAACTCCCTTcgaaaccccccccccccctcctcctctccttccatcTGTCTTTCTTGCTGCAGTGCCCATGCTGCCAGGCAGTATAAATCACATCTCTGGGCTTGGCTGCAATGGGcctgaaaataaaaaggcaTAAAAGTGTCGGGATGAGCTACGGGCTGGGGGGGAGAATTCCTTTATGATGGGTCTAAATCCTCCTCCCGCCCTGCGTGCtccctggcacacacacacacacatacacagattgTAGatgcatacacatgcacaacatACGCCTCTACTCTGAAATTATCCCcccaaacagcagcagtttgggtctctcactctctttctgtctctctctttcatagACACCTGTGCAACCctccaaacacactcacacacacatcacattaagCTCTTTGTTGGCTGAGATCAGAATTGAGAcgtcctctcctcctgctcagtcattaaagggacagttcaactgCAACACCAGTCTATGTTGACACAAACCTGTCACTGTCATCTGCCCCTCTTACATTTCTcttagggccctgacacaccaagcagaAGGTGGGCGGTTGGTCAAAGTCAAAGCCGAGCCAAAGCGAGTGCCtatcggcctagtttttgcggtgtgtcccacatCATTAGCGCTAGTCAGCCTTTGTCGACTGTTTTTCCCGGGAAATTCAGTACAATTAGTCGGCATTGGCAGCATCTGAGCCCCTCAGTGAATGAAATCTCATTGATTGGCAGTTAAAGtcagtgcacgagaagagaaacagaagtgaaaaggtaaacaaacagctaaagtcaagaggacgtgagatcaaaacaaacctgttatgtgaagtaaaattacttgttttttgctagctggctaactagcatcttgaatctgtcctgtcggTCTTTCAGTTCCTTTCTTAAAGACGACTACAGACTACTACcgcctgctgctgtggaggcttacaactttttggctgagacacaggcaggGTGAGGCGATGCAACAGTCAGCCCTGTGATGCCACTAGTGCCTgatgttggcttggtgtgtctgaGCCTTTAGTGTTTGCAGTGACCCTGTAGACAAAGTGCTCTTTCTAtttgagagagagcaggaagagaTGAAGGATGGTATGAACGTCATCTACAAATTGCTACAATTGATTCAAATGTGCAAAGGCAGGTTGAAAGAGCAGTCACATTACTTGCAGCCCGTAAAgtatttcagttttttgttaTGAGTGATGCACCCGCTAAAGGAATGAGCTTCTGAGTTTTATACCAAAATGAAACATCTGTCATGTGGTAAAAAGTATCCATCAGCCCTTGCAAAATGATGCAGAAACTAGAAGTCACAGGTGATAAAAGGATAACACTTTAGCAGACAgggactttcacattttgtgggCATCGAATGATGGATTTTGTTCACAAAAATGATACACATGGAGCTCCTCTAAGGTTTAGTCTGGTATTAATGAGGGGTAAACGCAGTGGATGTGAGAGTAAATGTGCTCCAACTACCTGAAGTCGTCCTTCTTTAATGTCGTAGATGGATTTTACAAAGGTTTTCACCCTGGATTATAGCACAAAGGAGAGTCACTTCACTGTGTATAATGGTAATTGTGGACAATTTATGGTCTCTCTCGTCTTCATCTATGTATCGTTCTGAGtaaataaaccaataaaaaatgATTGAGGTGGCCTGTAACATATTGAAATGAACCTGCTGGCAGAGATGCATTGTAAAGGTTGTCTAAATGATTACTGGAATGAAGATGAAGGTGAGCAAAAGCACAGTGAATGACTCCATCACCTGCTAAAATCAACCTATAGCTCAGAGTTCTCCTTTAATCTACGTCCCGATGTGCACTTTGTCAATTCTATTAGATCACGCTGTGTGTGGTATGAACATAGGCACGCACACATACATAGAGTGATGATGATAATGGTGAGCACCTCCCTAGGTGAAGCCTATTCAGTCACAGTGGGAGCCATCTCAGACCTAATTATGCTTGGTTTGGCGTTTTAACTGTATTGATCAAAACGCTGAAACAAACGAGAAATGCTTATCAAGCTGGAAAAGAAGagccctcaggagttggtgtgtgtgcatgtgtgtgtgtgtgctccacagGAGTGAGTGAGAGTGATGACATAGGTCTAAGAGGTGGTGAGATATTGGTGGTTATAAAAAATTGCAATTCTGAGCTTATGAGTTATTAATTACAGCCTCCCCTCCTTCACCCCTTTTTACCAGCCATTAGAAatactgccacacacacacacacaaccacatatTTCTacacatatatgcacatatGTAGGCCTCgggacatgcacacacacacacaaacacacatccaggACCATGCACGCACTCGCGCACACAAATTAGCTCGTCCATACCAGCACTAAGTGTACAATACCCTGCTCTGATGAGCAAGCTCCCGTCGACCTTGGAACTCTCTGGAAAGACAATGCAAGGGGAGCCATGCTGCGAAAGGCaggaggtgggggtggagggAGTAGATAaggtggagggagggatggagagagggagacaatagatgagagaaggagggagggaaggagagaaagagagagagagtgtaagTGGTGCTGCTCAGTATAGGGCAGGAGGGCagcgctccctccctcctctccatctcAGCTCATCTTGAATGCAAATGTGGTTTCTATACGGTTCCTTTGTGCCGCTTCTAACTGCTCCAGAGAGAAGCAATTACAACTGCTCCATTCActcagagagaggaagacacgCATGGATAGAGAGGGGTAATTAATAAAGAGATAGGAGggatgaaggaggaggagacgaGGTGAGCACGTACCTGTGGAGGATCTTCAAGTTGTATTGGAGTATTGATTGTAGTGGCAGCTTTGctattgacacacacacagagctggccCGGCTCATAATTTCTGTCCAACTACTCTatgaaaggtcaaaggtgagAGGTCATCAGCATTACATCAGAAGTGTTATTAGAGCGTGTGTAATGCCGCATTACTGTGGCCCTCTGTAAATATGCTACATCTATCTTCGAGTCGTTATTCCTCCAATCACTGCTTCAGAGACCTGCACCCCTCAGAATATACTGAATCAAAAGAACTCCATCTAGATATGACATCACCCTCCATTCCTCTTTCGTCTTTCCGCAGACAGATACTTGTAGTGCCAGTGGCATATCCTATTGCAGTCACAGCGGCCGGGGTGGCGCTGCAAGGTAGGGTGGGAGTTTTTATGGCAGTCATTTGGGCCGCTAATATGTCATCTCCATTAGCCGACTTTTAACACTTGCAGATAGATGGCCCTGTGACATTTATCTGTGCACGGGTCGTATTTTAGCTGTTAAATGGCTGGCGATGTGCGGAGTGCGTGcgaaatgagtgtgtgtgtttcagccaTGTGATGGCGAGGTCGGGGAGGGAGAGGCAGATGCATTGACTTTTAATGATGCTCTATATGCAATAGCACTTTAGAGGTAATAATCACAAATACAATGCAAGTCGTCACCTTTGACCCCCACCCCTCTACGCCCGGCGCAAAAGGGAGAGTAGGCGTGCAGGAGAGCTGGCTGCGAGGTCGAGACCCAGGCCTCCTTCCTCAAGAGTTAAGACAGCTGAGGTACAGTGAGCCGGGGCGTGCAGTGTcagcaaaagaaacaaaagagaaCAGCTAATTAAGTTAGCAGCCTATAGAGAGATGATGAGGGTTGAGAGAGGGGAAAATAAAGAGTGAAGAGGAAGAGTGGTGGAAAGACACTATGGGTGTGCAGGGGGAAAGTTACACAGGATAATTGCTCATATGGATTTTGCCATTGTTGGTTTTTGTAGGGTCAAAGAGGTGAAGCCATTCCCTGCAGTGGCTTCAGGTGGAAGTCTAAATGAGCTAATAATTTAGACTCATAAACTAATACTAATATTGACGGCCACCACACATATTGAAAAGCATTAGAAAGGATTCCTACCATAAAACAGCTGTAAATGTGATATACCATCCCGTCATTTAACTCGTCGCATACAGCGAAACCTTTCAACCCCGCGCATAAAAATACCATCCGCTATGCTGCATGAAAAAGCCCAGAATATGTCCTGTGTCATTTTATGTGTTGCCGACAGGAGCTCGGTCACCTGTCCAGAGGCACTGAAGTTGACTaatgtgacagaaaattaacAATTAAAAATATCACACGGGCCCAGAGCCGGCGCGACGTGGACCGTTCACAACTCAGTGGACACCCTAATTGCTTTGAAATACAATTGGGTTTGGgctttgtttggtgttttggaGGTATGAAGCGCATCGATGCACACTGGAAATTGAGTTATAAATTACCGAGCTGAAATAGACATGTACCGTGAATACTCAATATCCAAATGCTGGATGTTCTCCGCTACAAAAAGGCGGATGcgtgcatgtacacacacacaaaaacacaagatgCCACCACTTGCAGCTGCATTTCATTTTGTCAGGAAAATTGACTGGCTCTGAACCaaacagtgtatgtgtgtgtgtgtgtgtgtgtgtcgtttTGTATGGCTGTCATGGGGTACGTTGATAAGGTCAGCCTTAACAGCAAACAGAGATGGAGAGCTCCAACCACAAACCAGTGGGACCCCGAAAATGACAGTGGATgaggaaaagacaaaatgttCATTCATCCACAGCGTTCCCACCAGCGTAtataactgtgtgtttgtgctcacagctgtcagtgttttcagacACGCCACTGTGTGTATGTACGTGTCTGTGTTTGCCGTATGAATACAGCTCAGTGGCTGGTGTGTGAAGTCACTGACAGCTTCATTATGGCCTGTGCGCACAGGGAGACAGCACCATCCaggggaaggagagaagaggacagagacaggggaCAGGCCAGGTTTACTGTTGGGCCGGCCCACGTCAGTCCAGCAGTtggtgggagggaggggtggtgagGACAGCTGCTGTCTCCTTTAATGAGCCTTCGCTTCTTTCATCAGCTTTCAATTTACGGGGCTGTCCTGCACTCTTGCCACCCCCCATCCACATccctgtaaaacacacacacacacacacacagtttgaagCTGTCTTGTTTCTTGCAGGTGATTCCCAAGAGTAGTCTGTTATAGTTAAATTAATTTGCTGTCTTCCTTTAATTAGACCGTCTCACATGGGACAGTGGTGACACAGGGATGAAAAGTGACCATTGGACCTCTTTTATCACAACTTTAACTTAAAATCTAACATGCACATAGACTCAGCAAACAGTAGATATGGTACATTAACACCTGCTTACAGTAGCAACAGAGATTCCAGCTTGTAGAGATCAGTGAAGGACACTAAACCTGGAAGAAAGTTTAGTCAGATAATGCAATTTGCTACATACACCCAGTcattagatcagtggttcccagtcTTTTTCATTAACGTACCCCTGTTCTATCACTGAGTAAACTGACGACCTCTGACTTTGTAAcatattttaatgacatttcatattatattaGATGCATAAAACTTACTCTGagatttttttatgttaaatttagtgtagttaagtttagtttatttgatttataCGAGGACAGTGTGCAATGACATTAATCCTGTACAAGAAATAAAACCATggttgcaccagatttagctaAACGCtgatttccatctgtagtcccaCACACAACATGtagaaacaataaataaaaataagactcAAGGTGCAATGCAGACTACAGTAAATCCATGCGCCTAGCATAATagaaacagtttttgaaacatgGTTAAACCCACTAAACATTGTCTCTTtacccattgccagtagaccagagctgtgtacaaagctctgcagcagacaaatATGCCTTTCTGTGCATGTTGGTGTTTCttttctggtgtgtcacgtTCAACATCACGGACAAGccggaaaacaggttagtaaacaacagaaagcaacatggaggccagtgaaaacatTATGGTGGTTAGTCCTTGTTGTTTATCTCTTATACAGTCTCTCTTTCCAGCTCGGTGCTAAATTTGGAAcaatgtttgagcgctgcttggacGGAGATGTATGGTATTTTGCGGCTGTGTGTCATTGCATCTCACCTGTAAAAACTCTTCAAATTAGCGCATTTACCCAGTGTTGAATTTTCATCACTGCCATTTGGAGCCAGAGCTGATAACTACCATGACGGTGACAATACCAATtataacctttcccattacaaaCAGAAGCCAGATGTCAGCAGgtgttagtgtttttttgtgcagtagAAAAGGGGCtttagttttcttcacagaaatgGATGAGATCTCTTTACCCCTTAAAATCATCGAGGCCTCACAACCCCCGAGAAGCTTTGGTGACCCTGAGAAGGGGTGGGGACCCCCAGGTTGGAAACCAGCTAATGAGGTGCACCTATTTGAAACTAATGCAGCCTAACAGCTTTGCAGTAAATCCTGCCTTCATGAAGGTTGTACAATTCGACTTTTGTTGAAAAGTGAGGGTGTTGATTCAGCTTCATTGATACCTTAGACTTTAAAGTTCATCTCAGTAAAACTTCTCTagaatatttttaacaaaaaagtgCAGTCTCTCTGTCCCATTTGGCATATGAATAATTTTGTACAACTGTGACAACCAAATAAGAGTGTATAAGAGGGCAGAATGGACGATCGTCATTGATGGGAACGTTACCAGCATCATTAGGAGACACCACTGAACAAAACTTAATTTCTTTTCTGACAAAACACCAGACTTATTTTTTTCCTAGGCATCTTTGAAACCCACTGCAGATTAAGAAATTATTGATATGGACTAAGAACCACTCAATTGCACCCTAGTGTCTTGCATCAAGAATGCCTaaaaagagagaataaaaaaaaaatgggataACTTTGAAATCAGCACCCCCACATGTAAAACAATGATGAAATAGTGTGGTGGTAATTTATAACAATGAactctcctttccttttcccTATCCTAGCTCTGCCCAGGTGTGTTACATTGCCCAACAAGGTGCACTTGGCCACGGAAGGAGGTGCTCAAGGGCTCCTGtgccaggaggaggagagaggcctCTGCCGTTGGGCATGCTGATCTTGCTACCTCTCAGCCTGGGATTTTATCGTCTTGTTTGCATGTCTTATATTAATAAATCCCGAGGATCTGATTGTTTCGGATGTGTCCTCTGTGGTTCGTTTGGGTCAGTGGTGGAATGTTATTCACCCCATAGGTGATCAGCACCCAATCAACTACAGTAAAAATCAACCTTTATCAGCATTGTAGACCTACATCTCACTGTGCTGCACTTACCAGTCCTATGATGTCTATACTCCCTCTACTGGGCTGTTAAAACAATGCATGACTGTTACACTGATTTTAGTTGCCTTTCAACACCCAGATAAAGAAACATGCTGACCAAATTCAATAAGGACTAAATATTCAATGGAATTTAAGTctgtctttaaaaataacaatttattCATCAATTAACAGCTCATAagtattcaaatattttttctaaaaaaaaacaaaaacaaaaaacaaaaaacctctCTACAACTCAAACTCATCCCTTGCTAACCTTATTACAAATTTAAtgcagataaaaataaatattatttaagCATTCACCATTATAAATGTAGGTTTACaataacttttttaaaataatatttttttcaagtacaCACTAAATTAAATAACCTTGGTGTTGCTTTAAGAGAAAACTAAAGCAAActattaaaacaacaaatgtcTGAGGGGAATAATCCAGTTATCAACAGGGTAAAACGATGCATTTCACTCTGGGAGTTAACCAAGAAAGCAAGAGCTCCATAGAGTGTCATCAACACATTGATCAAGCACAACTGCTGTGCGTCAGGTTGCAATGAGCAGGGTGGGGAGTTCTGAACAGCTCTGAGTCTCTGTCCGAGCACTCCAAGAAGGGGATGGGGCTTTCTTGCACTGAAGTGTCCACACTCAGTCCCAAGCCAGATGAAGAAGAGCTGAAGTGGGAGGAAAAGAGATGGAGGGGTCAGTTCAGCATTAGACACTGAAAGCTCTTCTTTAAACCAGTTTGCTCATGCTCATACCTTTCACAGTCAGAGTCACAGGAGGCCTTGTCCTCCAATCTGCTGATGTAGCCGCTGCTGGAGCGCTGTATGGCTTCAGCCACAGTGTACCTGGACTTGCCATGAGCACACTTTTCTATCTTTGTGATGCTGAGGTCTGACTGGAGGAACAAATGGAGTCGACTGTCCGATAACAGTAAAGGTGTCTGAAGAACACTAGATGAAGGAGGATATTAATAGCACAATGTCAACCAGTGAATGTGGACATTTGCAAATAGTTAAGAAAATAAGTGTGAAGCAAGGTCACCATCAATCTTAACAGCGCTCTTGCTTTTAGCAGATTGATTTTTAACAGCCTTTGGGGTGTAAAACGGCACCACTAGGTGGCAATACTATATTAGATCGCTGCCATTGCTTTAACTGCACAGCAACTCACCTTTCTAAAAACTGCTGGAGGCCCCTCATCCTCTGCAAGACCTGCTCTGTGTTCTTTGGACTGAAGAAAGGGTTCCAGGGCGGCAACTTGGGTAGGTCCCTGAGCAGAGAGCAACGATGCACTTAGAGAAAACTTACGCATGCTCAATTCAAGTCAATGAATCTGAGGTACGAGCTTGTGAACATACATGATTAGAGCATTCTGTCCCAGACAACGACGCAGCCAAACAAACTCTCGGTAACGCCGCCTGACACAGGAAGTCTTCTTTCGAAAGCACATGCTGTTAGTCTGCAAAAAGAGACAGCAATTCAATAATTATCACATAAGCTGCGAGTGAAAATTACCCAGAAATTTTTCTCCCAAGCAGTACTTACATATAAACAAATCTCGTAGTCGACGTGTGTGTGCCAGGGGTCAGCTTTGAGAATTCTTGGATCCTGAACACAAATGCTGACAAActcctaaaaaaatcaaaacaaagcgTTTCATTACATGAGAAGTGTTATAAAGACacatgcattttaaatgaaacacaTCCAAATATGTTTCAGAAAGTTCCCACTGGGCCTCAGTTTTGGCATGCTATCAAAATGTTAAGTTGCATAACAAATACAAGACAAACAGGAAGAGACAGCATGAAGGAGAATGCTTGACCACTTACATTTTTTGAGAGATTGTCCAGCATACTCTCCATACTGGGTTCAAAAACCTGCCAGAGACAGAAATAATTTGATTATGTCACATTGAAATTGATGTGTTCCAATTTATTTCAGCACAGACACACTACTGACTGTTGCAATTCATGTGATGAAgagtcaatttaaaaaaacaaaaacaaaaggtcaTTGCAGTTCATCTGTTATGTTAAGTTTTCATTGAGACAGTAGAAACAGTTGTAAACACAGTCCGGCAGCCAACGTCCATTGTTTCCAACCCTAGATCTGTTTTGTAGAACACAGGCCTGGCTGACGATTAATAGACCTACTTAAGCGACTCAAAAGTGCAATTATTTGGAGCTAATGTAGCTCACAGGGACAAAGGTCAAGAGGGGAGGATTTAGCTTGAGAGAGGGAAATCTTAAATTTAATATGCactcacaaaacacacacaccacagctgGGAACGATGAGAAAACCTTTTCGGAAACACAACAGGCAGAAATCTATTCACTAATCAACCATCATGAAAGTTTACAATAAGACGCATCATTTCAAGCAAAGCAAAACTGCCGAAACACCATTTTCTTCTAAGACATGTGGCTGCGTGGATGT
This genomic window contains:
- the LOC125904756 gene encoding sorting nexin-10A-like, which produces MESMLDNLSKNEFVSICVQDPRILKADPWHTHVDYEICLYTNSMCFRKKTSCVRRRYREFVWLRRCLGQNALIMDLPKLPPWNPFFSPKNTEQVLQRMRGLQQFLESVLQTPLLLSDSRLHLFLQSDLSITKIEKCAHGKSRYTVAEAIQRSSSGYISRLEDKASCDSDCESSSSSGLGLSVDTSVQESPIPFLECSDRDSELFRTPHPAHCNLTHSSCA